In one Umezawaea sp. Da 62-37 genomic region, the following are encoded:
- the gap gene encoding type I glyceraldehyde-3-phosphate dehydrogenase: MTRIAINGFGRIGRNVLRVLLERDNDLEVVAVNDLTEPAALARLLRFDTTSGRLGRPVEVDGDTLVVDGHRIKVLAERDPVQLPWKELEVDIVLESTGRFTSAEAARAHVDAGARKVLVSAPSDGADITLAYGVNSDLYDPSLHTIVSNASCTTNALAPLAAVLDDLAGIEHGFMTTVHAYTQEQNLQDGPHRDPRRARAAAVNIAPTSTGAAKAIGLVLPNLAGRLSGDSIRVPVPVGSIVELNTAVTRDVTRDDVLAAYRAAAEGELVGTLEYSEDDLVSSDITGNPASSIFDSKLTRVDGRHIKVVAWYDNEWGFSHRAVDTLVLLAKP; the protein is encoded by the coding sequence TTGACTCGCATCGCCATCAACGGTTTCGGCCGGATCGGGCGCAACGTGCTGCGCGTCCTGCTGGAACGCGACAACGACCTGGAAGTGGTGGCCGTCAACGACCTGACCGAACCCGCGGCCCTGGCAAGGCTGCTCAGGTTCGACACCACCTCCGGCCGTTTGGGCCGTCCGGTGGAGGTCGACGGCGACACCCTCGTCGTGGACGGCCACCGCATCAAAGTCCTGGCCGAACGCGACCCGGTCCAACTGCCGTGGAAGGAACTGGAGGTCGACATCGTCCTGGAGTCGACCGGCCGCTTCACCTCCGCCGAGGCCGCCCGCGCCCATGTGGACGCGGGTGCCCGCAAGGTACTGGTCAGCGCCCCCTCGGACGGTGCGGACATCACCCTCGCCTACGGCGTGAACAGCGACCTGTACGACCCGAGCCTGCACACGATCGTCTCGAACGCCTCGTGCACCACCAACGCCCTGGCACCGCTGGCCGCGGTCCTGGACGACCTGGCGGGCATCGAACACGGCTTCATGACCACGGTGCACGCCTACACCCAGGAGCAGAACCTGCAAGACGGCCCGCACCGCGACCCCCGCCGCGCCCGCGCCGCCGCCGTCAACATCGCACCGACCTCCACGGGCGCGGCCAAGGCGATCGGCCTGGTCCTGCCGAACCTGGCGGGCAGGCTGTCCGGCGACTCGATCCGCGTCCCCGTACCGGTGGGCTCGATCGTCGAACTCAACACCGCGGTCACCCGTGACGTGACGCGCGACGACGTCCTGGCCGCCTACCGCGCGGCCGCCGAAGGCGAACTCGTCGGGACCCTCGAGTACTCCGAGGACGACCTCGTGTCGTCCGACATCACCGGCAACCCCGCGTCATCGATCTTCGACTCGAAACTCACCCGCGTCGACGGCCGCCACATCAAGGTCGTCGCCTGGTACGACAACGAATGGGGCTTCTCCCACCGCGCGGTCGACACGCTGGTGCTACTCGCGAAACCCTGA
- a CDS encoding Imm1 family immunity protein: MGLLPPRGRHAGATRETLSWDEVTLGHTPGVVRRPVSTSPIHVDFPAVAKGAAPSSTGPRGIGRVVHGLGRWRITTVPDRTGLSAGAAVPSDIVRRILVEFRMTGARPVCAAWRKSDAP, from the coding sequence ATGGGGCTTCTCCCACCGCGCGGTCGACACGCTGGTGCTACTCGCGAAACCCTGAGTTGGGACGAAGTCACCCTTGGACACACCCCGGGCGTGGTTCGTCGCCCGGTTTCCACGAGTCCGATCCACGTCGACTTCCCGGCGGTCGCGAAGGGAGCCGCGCCGAGTTCGACAGGACCTCGAGGGATCGGCCGGGTGGTCCACGGGCTGGGACGATGGCGGATCACTACCGTTCCCGATCGAACCGGGCTTTCGGCTGGTGCCGCAGTGCCGTCGGACATCGTGCGACGGATTCTCGTGGAATTCCGGATGACCGGTGCACGACCGGTCTGCGCGGCGTGGCGCAAATCGGATGCGCCCTGA
- a CDS encoding GNAT family N-acetyltransferase, whose product MTELGPDAWPPASIRTERLVLRESEARDRAALIELFASPEVGAYIGGARPRDELERTVPEVPGRRPAFFVVDLDAAMIGMITFDRRDAEHPGPARPDAGEAWLGYLFLPEAWGRGYATEACAAALGWFADTLPGEPVVLCTQAANDRAMRLAAKLGFTEVERFEAFGAEQWFGEWSSVTPSG is encoded by the coding sequence GTGACTGAGCTTGGACCTGATGCCTGGCCACCCGCCTCGATCAGGACCGAGCGGCTCGTGCTCCGCGAGTCCGAGGCCCGGGATCGTGCGGCGCTCATCGAGTTGTTCGCTTCGCCGGAGGTGGGCGCCTACATCGGTGGTGCTCGGCCGCGTGACGAGCTTGAGCGCACGGTTCCCGAGGTGCCCGGTCGGCGCCCTGCCTTCTTCGTGGTCGATCTCGACGCGGCGATGATCGGCATGATCACGTTCGATCGGCGCGACGCGGAGCATCCGGGTCCCGCCCGTCCTGATGCTGGGGAGGCCTGGCTCGGCTACCTGTTCCTGCCGGAGGCGTGGGGACGCGGGTACGCCACCGAGGCGTGCGCGGCGGCGCTCGGCTGGTTCGCCGACACGCTTCCCGGCGAGCCGGTGGTGCTCTGCACCCAGGCTGCCAACGACCGCGCGATGCGCCTCGCCGCGAAGTTGGGGTTCACCGAGGTGGAGAGGTTCGAGGCGTTCGGTGCCGAACAGTGGTTCGGCGAGTGGTCCTCGGTCACACCGTCCGGTTGA
- a CDS encoding DMT family transporter, which yields MVALGAGISAGLVWGLAFVLPDLLSGWSAVAVTVGRYLAYGVLSLVLFALGGAAVRRVARKHWRPAVAFGVAGNAGYYLLLVVGIQTVGAPVTNMVIGCIPVVMAVVGNRTTRMCPWRSLLVPVSLVAVGLVVVNALEISGAQATEPTSTTTKVLGLLACCGAVALWTWYGIANARFMAENPDVPAGQWATVVGVATGVVTVVALPLALTTGQFDTAPGATDALGFVAVALVLGVLVSWVATWLWNAASAGLSPTVAGMLVNIETLSGYTYVYAARREWPPLGQVLGFALIIVGVVLVIRLQKPAEQAAEPAVVGRGGR from the coding sequence ATGGTCGCACTTGGTGCGGGGATCAGCGCGGGGCTGGTGTGGGGGCTGGCGTTCGTGTTGCCCGACCTGCTGTCGGGGTGGTCGGCGGTGGCCGTCACGGTGGGCCGTTACCTGGCCTACGGCGTGCTGTCGCTGGTGCTCTTCGCGCTCGGCGGTGCGGCGGTGCGACGAGTGGCCCGCAAGCACTGGCGTCCAGCGGTCGCGTTCGGCGTAGCCGGCAACGCCGGGTACTACCTGCTGCTCGTGGTGGGCATCCAGACGGTGGGCGCGCCGGTCACCAACATGGTCATCGGCTGCATCCCCGTGGTGATGGCGGTGGTCGGCAACCGGACGACCCGGATGTGCCCGTGGCGCAGTCTGCTCGTCCCGGTGTCGCTGGTGGCCGTCGGGCTGGTCGTGGTCAACGCCCTGGAGATCAGCGGCGCGCAGGCCACCGAGCCCACCTCCACGACCACGAAGGTGCTGGGTCTGCTCGCGTGCTGCGGGGCAGTGGCGCTGTGGACCTGGTACGGCATCGCGAACGCCCGGTTCATGGCGGAGAACCCCGACGTGCCCGCCGGGCAGTGGGCGACGGTCGTGGGTGTCGCCACCGGTGTCGTCACGGTGGTGGCCCTCCCGCTGGCCCTCACGACCGGCCAGTTCGACACCGCGCCCGGCGCCACCGACGCACTGGGGTTCGTGGCGGTGGCGCTCGTGCTCGGCGTGCTGGTCTCCTGGGTGGCGACGTGGCTGTGGAACGCCGCGTCGGCCGGGTTGTCCCCCACCGTCGCCGGGATGCTGGTCAACATCGAGACGTTGTCGGGCTACACCTACGTGTACGCCGCCCGGCGCGAGTGGCCGCCACTGGGGCAGGTGCTGGGCTTCGCCCTGATCATCGTCGGCGTGGTGCTGGTGATCCGGTTGCAGAAGCCCGCCGAACAGGCGGCGGAACCCGCTGTCGTGGGACGGGGCGGCCGGTAG
- a CDS encoding alpha-lytic protease prodomain-containing protein: MKRNTLWSTGAFALALVVVGACMQPAVAADDVAATSAPSSPKVSAALSATLQRDLHLTADQAALRLAREEAARVTEQHAQDVLGSAYAGSWFDADSGKLVALSTDPAKASALAGKDIEVRTAARTAIQLDAAKTGIDALANRRAPAAVNSWYVDVRSNSVVIDVNRTKLDDAAKSFLDKARAGREYVRVVESTTSPRPLADVVGGWPYYINSAARCSVGFTVYGGFVSAGHCGRPGDTVSDNAGTVIGSFAGSTFPTYDYSWVSTNPGVTLWGYVEGYNGSWYYVRGSAQAAVGSGICRSGSTTGLRCGTILGRGETVNYPQGTVYNLTRTNVCAEPGDSGGSWISANQAQGVTSGGSGNCTSGGTTYYQEVNPILAAYGLTLILT, from the coding sequence GTGAAAAGGAATACCCTGTGGTCGACCGGCGCTTTCGCTCTTGCCCTGGTGGTGGTCGGTGCCTGCATGCAGCCCGCCGTCGCCGCGGACGACGTCGCGGCCACGTCGGCCCCGTCCTCGCCCAAGGTCAGCGCCGCGCTGTCCGCGACCCTGCAACGGGACCTGCACCTGACCGCGGACCAGGCAGCCCTGCGCCTGGCGCGCGAGGAGGCCGCTCGGGTGACCGAGCAGCACGCCCAAGACGTGCTGGGGTCCGCGTACGCCGGTAGCTGGTTCGACGCCGACAGCGGCAAACTGGTCGCCCTGAGCACCGACCCGGCCAAGGCCTCGGCCTTGGCGGGCAAGGACATCGAGGTTCGCACCGCGGCCCGCACCGCGATCCAACTGGACGCGGCCAAGACCGGCATCGACGCGCTCGCGAACCGTCGAGCACCCGCCGCGGTCAACAGCTGGTACGTCGACGTGCGGAGCAACAGCGTCGTGATCGACGTCAACCGCACCAAGCTCGACGACGCCGCGAAGTCCTTCCTCGACAAGGCGAGGGCCGGTCGCGAGTACGTCCGCGTCGTGGAGAGCACGACCTCTCCCCGTCCGCTCGCCGACGTCGTCGGTGGTTGGCCCTACTACATCAACTCCGCCGCCCGCTGCTCCGTCGGATTCACCGTCTACGGCGGTTTCGTCTCCGCGGGCCACTGCGGCCGTCCCGGCGACACGGTCTCCGACAACGCGGGCACCGTCATCGGCAGCTTCGCCGGCTCGACCTTCCCCACCTACGACTACTCCTGGGTCTCCACCAACCCCGGCGTGACCCTGTGGGGTTACGTCGAGGGCTACAACGGCTCCTGGTACTACGTCCGCGGATCCGCGCAGGCCGCGGTCGGCTCGGGCATCTGCCGCTCCGGCTCCACCACGGGGCTGCGCTGCGGCACCATCCTCGGGCGCGGCGAGACCGTCAACTACCCGCAAGGCACCGTCTACAACCTGACCCGCACCAACGTCTGCGCGGAGCCCGGCGACTCCGGCGGGTCCTGGATCAGCGCCAACCAGGCCCAGGGCGTCACCTCCGGCGGCTCGGGCAACTGCACCTCCGGCGGCACCACCTACTACCAGGAGGTCAACCCCATCCTCGCCGCCTACGGACTCACCCTGATCCTGACCTGA
- a CDS encoding SDR family oxidoreductase, giving the protein MAAVAAKPGSANNEGGSSGASLCRSRRHSVTTKATMAAAPTPRAAAEIRLGRMAEPHEVAEVAAWLLSDRALIETGAIVPVDDGTGDCERALAPLWEGSDVHRPRAVASRPRPWS; this is encoded by the coding sequence ATGGCGGCGGTCGCGGCGAAACCGGGGTCGGCGAACAACGAGGGCGGCAGCAGCGGGGCGTCGTTGTGCCGTTCGAGGCGCCACTCGGTGACCACGAAGGCCACGATGGCGGCGGCGCCCACCCCGCGCGCCGCGGCCGAGATCCGGCTCGGTCGGATGGCTGAACCCCATGAGGTCGCCGAAGTGGCCGCGTGGCTGCTCAGCGACCGGGCCTTGATTGAGACCGGTGCGATCGTGCCGGTCGACGACGGTACGGGTGACTGTGAACGAGCTCTGGCTCCCCTCTGGGAAGGCTCTGACGTTCACCGACCGCGAGCAGTCGCTTCTCGACCACGCCCCTGGTCCTGA
- a CDS encoding MFS transporter, whose translation MVTEWRLERHNDAPLLPPSLFADPGFAATAAIGVLLNLGYYGMLFVATLYFQQQRGYDAMTTGLLLLPTVCTALVAAPISGRLTARHGPYKPMVAALLLGSAGFLGWLVAGPDTSYAALLFALVATGLATPSTVPAATAAIIESAPSEKAGVATAVFNVSRQIGNAVGVALFGTLTLASASMYDGLHTSAVIASAAFFTGATLALLAGRHRTTGSPATALVAATAQS comes from the coding sequence GTGGTCACCGAGTGGCGCCTCGAACGGCACAACGACGCCCCGCTGCTGCCGCCCTCGTTGTTCGCCGACCCCGGTTTCGCCGCGACCGCCGCCATCGGCGTGCTGCTGAACCTCGGCTACTACGGCATGTTGTTCGTGGCCACCCTCTACTTCCAGCAGCAACGCGGCTACGACGCCATGACCACCGGCCTCCTGCTGCTGCCCACCGTCTGCACGGCGCTGGTCGCCGCCCCGATCTCAGGCAGGCTCACCGCCCGCCACGGCCCCTACAAGCCGATGGTCGCAGCCCTGCTCCTCGGCTCCGCGGGGTTCCTCGGCTGGCTGGTCGCCGGTCCGGACACCTCCTACGCCGCGCTGCTGTTCGCCCTGGTGGCAACCGGCCTGGCAACGCCGTCGACCGTGCCCGCCGCCACCGCCGCGATCATCGAATCGGCTCCGAGCGAGAAGGCGGGCGTCGCCACCGCGGTCTTCAACGTGTCCCGCCAGATCGGCAACGCCGTGGGCGTGGCGCTGTTCGGCACGCTGACCCTCGCTTCGGCGAGCATGTACGACGGCCTGCACACGTCCGCGGTGATCGCCTCGGCGGCGTTCTTCACCGGCGCGACGCTGGCGCTGCTGGCCGGCAGGCACCGGACCACCGGATCCCCGGCCACCGCCCTGGTAGCGGCAACCGCGCAGTCGTAA
- a CDS encoding Lsr2 family protein yields MAQQVLVQLVDDLDGTATDDIETVRFGVDGMSYEIDLGPDNSAQLRNVLAEFVANARRAGGRAGRGTSVAGRAKPSATAHTKEQARAIREWAKANGRELAERGRIPAVVANAFDAAHS; encoded by the coding sequence ATGGCACAACAAGTTCTCGTTCAGTTGGTCGATGACCTGGATGGCACCGCGACAGACGACATCGAGACGGTGCGCTTCGGAGTGGACGGGATGTCCTACGAGATCGATCTCGGCCCGGACAACAGCGCACAACTGCGGAACGTCCTGGCCGAGTTCGTCGCGAACGCCCGTCGCGCCGGAGGGAGGGCCGGACGGGGAACGTCCGTGGCCGGCCGTGCCAAGCCCTCGGCGACGGCGCACACCAAGGAACAGGCCAGGGCCATCCGGGAGTGGGCCAAGGCCAACGGGCGGGAACTTGCCGAGCGCGGTCGCATTCCGGCCGTGGTCGCCAACGCCTTCGACGCCGCTCACAGCTGA
- a CDS encoding LacI family DNA-binding transcriptional regulator yields the protein MTAVGDEGAGGQRGDISVTRIAELAGVTASTVSKVIHGRSGVSDGTRQRVERIIRENGYQRQEKVDAVPIVEVVFQALDSLWALEIIRGVEQVVRPHGLAVTLTEMRGEHTPESLWARQMLARRPVGVIAVSADLSEAQHAQLASRSIPLVALDPTGEPLHPIPSVGATNWAGGLAAARHLLELGHQRIAMINGPGEFLCCRARVDGYRAALDAAGVPLDPELLRAGPFYFETGRDQARELLRLPDPPTAIFAANDLQAFGVYDAARTAGVRVPDDLSVIGFDDLAFTQWSEPPLTTVRQPLLEMGAKAAGFVLDLAAGRQPEADRVELPTKLVVRRSTAPPRVR from the coding sequence ATGACCGCAGTCGGTGACGAGGGTGCTGGCGGGCAGCGCGGGGACATCAGCGTGACGCGTATCGCCGAACTGGCCGGGGTGACGGCTTCGACGGTGTCGAAGGTGATCCACGGGCGTTCGGGGGTGTCGGACGGCACGCGGCAGCGGGTGGAGCGGATCATCCGGGAGAACGGGTACCAGCGGCAGGAGAAGGTCGACGCGGTTCCGATCGTCGAGGTGGTCTTCCAGGCGTTGGACAGCCTGTGGGCGTTGGAGATCATCCGCGGGGTGGAGCAGGTCGTCCGACCGCACGGGCTCGCGGTGACGTTGACCGAGATGCGCGGCGAGCACACCCCGGAAAGCCTGTGGGCGCGGCAGATGCTGGCGCGCCGACCGGTGGGTGTGATCGCGGTGTCGGCGGACCTCAGCGAGGCGCAGCACGCCCAGTTGGCGAGCCGGTCCATTCCGCTGGTGGCGCTGGATCCGACCGGTGAGCCGTTGCACCCGATCCCGTCGGTGGGCGCGACCAACTGGGCGGGGGGACTGGCCGCCGCGCGGCACCTGCTGGAGCTGGGGCACCAGCGGATCGCGATGATCAACGGGCCCGGTGAGTTCCTGTGCTGCCGGGCCAGGGTGGACGGGTACCGGGCCGCGCTCGACGCGGCGGGTGTGCCGCTGGATCCGGAACTGCTGCGCGCAGGCCCGTTCTATTTCGAGACCGGACGGGACCAGGCGCGGGAACTGCTGCGGCTGCCCGATCCGCCGACCGCGATCTTCGCCGCCAACGACCTGCAGGCGTTCGGCGTGTACGACGCGGCCCGCACCGCTGGGGTGCGGGTTCCGGACGACCTGAGCGTGATCGGGTTCGACGACCTGGCGTTCACCCAGTGGTCGGAGCCGCCGCTCACGACGGTGCGGCAGCCGCTGTTGGAGATGGGTGCGAAGGCGGCCGGATTCGTGCTCGATCTCGCCGCGGGCAGACAACCGGAGGCGGACCGCGTCGAGCTGCCCACGAAGCTCGTGGTCCGCCGCAGCACGGCTCCGCCTCGGGTCCGATGA
- a CDS encoding cellulose binding domain-containing protein has protein sequence MGAALAIPAISAAADTSTKYLGVFRETSPTEIPSGTVSRYGVTPASAQWFDSWATGNAFNAADARTLWNQGVMPHFTWEPWNPALGVNDPGQIHLQDIVDGRWDTYIRARGAEFASVGAPIMVRWGHEFNGNWYPWGIVNNNSNPALYVSAYRRVHDLVVAAGATNVQWVWCFNSSPTPNVPANDPAASYPGDGYVDWVAIDGYNWGLGPSWDPSGNYWTSFDSIFSGPYATARSIAPQRPVMIAEVGSSEDGGNKAQWINDMSTALQSGRYSDLKLVTYFDQDKEELWSGSSSQSTKTAFTSWVNQSYMKGKGADLAKVAGQYKGTTPPTTTTTTTTTTAPPPTGACSATYRTVNSWPGGFEGEVTVLAGASGTTGWTTKWTTAAGQTINQLWNGALSVNGSSMSVKNLSWNGTLAPNGTAKFGFQSAGTPSSPVLTCGSP, from the coding sequence TTGGGAGCGGCGCTGGCCATCCCCGCCATTAGCGCGGCCGCGGACACCTCGACCAAGTACCTGGGGGTTTTCCGGGAGACGAGCCCCACCGAGATCCCCTCGGGGACGGTGAGCCGCTACGGGGTCACCCCGGCCAGTGCCCAGTGGTTCGACAGTTGGGCCACCGGCAACGCCTTCAACGCCGCCGACGCGCGGACCCTGTGGAACCAGGGCGTCATGCCCCACTTCACCTGGGAACCCTGGAACCCCGCCCTCGGCGTGAACGACCCCGGCCAGATCCACCTCCAGGACATCGTCGACGGCAGGTGGGACACCTACATCCGGGCTCGTGGTGCGGAGTTCGCGTCGGTCGGCGCGCCGATCATGGTTCGGTGGGGCCACGAGTTCAACGGCAACTGGTACCCCTGGGGCATCGTCAACAACAACAGCAACCCCGCGCTGTACGTCAGCGCCTACCGGCGTGTGCACGACCTGGTCGTCGCCGCGGGCGCGACCAACGTGCAGTGGGTGTGGTGCTTCAACAGCAGTCCGACGCCCAATGTCCCCGCCAACGACCCCGCGGCGTCCTACCCCGGTGACGGCTACGTCGACTGGGTGGCGATCGACGGCTACAACTGGGGGCTGGGCCCCTCGTGGGACCCGAGCGGCAACTACTGGACCAGCTTCGACTCCATCTTTTCCGGCCCCTACGCCACAGCACGTTCCATCGCACCGCAGCGTCCGGTGATGATCGCCGAGGTCGGCTCCAGCGAGGACGGCGGGAACAAGGCGCAGTGGATCAACGACATGTCCACCGCCCTGCAATCGGGTCGCTACTCGGACCTGAAACTGGTCACCTACTTCGACCAGGACAAGGAGGAACTGTGGTCGGGCAGCTCGTCGCAGTCCACCAAGACGGCCTTCACCTCGTGGGTCAACCAGAGCTACATGAAGGGCAAGGGGGCCGACCTGGCCAAGGTCGCCGGACAGTACAAGGGAACGACTCCCCCGACCACGACCACAACCACAACCACGACGACCGCTCCGCCACCGACCGGCGCCTGCTCGGCGACCTATCGGACGGTCAACTCCTGGCCGGGTGGGTTCGAGGGTGAGGTGACCGTGCTCGCCGGAGCTTCGGGAACCACCGGGTGGACGACGAAGTGGACCACGGCAGCCGGGCAGACGATCAACCAGCTCTGGAACGGCGCGCTGAGCGTCAACGGGTCATCGATGTCGGTGAAGAACCTGAGCTGGAACGGAACCCTGGCCCCGAACGGCACGGCGAAGTTCGGCTTCCAGTCCGCCGGAACGCCGTCATCACCCGTGCTCACCTGCGGCAGCCCCTGA
- a CDS encoding IS3 family transposase: protein MAPPKKYPDDLRERATRMVVQARRDPATMTRAIKRIADQLGIHPEALRTWVKRAEIDAGDRPGTTTGDAERVARLERENRELRRANQILRSAASSFAAELDRPSRRRVGFVDSQREEHGVQPVLKALEQTPAGIAPSTYYAARSRPDSARAARDRELAGKITRVHEDNYGVYGSKKVWAELNRYGIEVARCTIGRLMRENGLRGLLRDKSPRTTRPAAETGRPVDLVKRDFTATSVNELWVADITYVHTAAGWVYASFVLDAFSRVIVGWQVATSLYTDLALDALQMAIWRRQAEGTDLAGLVHHSDRGMQGGFNWSSHHRCPGQIAGDRRGFAGAFQPSVLRGRELSAVATAAMSSALRRDRSVPFGKH, encoded by the coding sequence ATGGCGCCACCGAAGAAGTACCCCGATGACCTGCGTGAGCGGGCGACCCGGATGGTCGTGCAGGCCCGACGGGACCCGGCCACGATGACCCGGGCGATCAAGCGGATCGCCGATCAGCTCGGGATCCATCCCGAGGCGTTGCGGACCTGGGTCAAGCGTGCGGAGATCGATGCCGGTGACCGGCCTGGCACCACGACCGGTGATGCGGAGCGGGTCGCGCGGTTGGAACGGGAGAACCGCGAACTGCGACGGGCGAATCAGATCCTGAGGTCGGCGGCGAGTTCCTTTGCGGCGGAGCTGGACCGTCCGTCGCGACGAAGGGTCGGGTTCGTCGATTCCCAGCGGGAGGAACACGGTGTCCAGCCGGTCCTGAAGGCGCTCGAGCAGACGCCCGCCGGGATCGCACCGTCGACGTACTACGCGGCCCGCTCCCGCCCGGACTCGGCCCGTGCGGCACGAGACCGGGAACTGGCCGGGAAGATCACGCGGGTGCACGAGGACAACTACGGCGTCTACGGGTCGAAGAAAGTCTGGGCCGAGCTGAACCGCTACGGCATCGAGGTGGCCCGGTGCACCATCGGGCGGCTCATGCGCGAGAACGGGCTCCGTGGCCTGCTCCGTGACAAGTCCCCGCGCACGACACGGCCTGCGGCGGAGACCGGCAGGCCAGTTGACCTCGTGAAACGCGACTTCACGGCCACGAGCGTGAATGAGCTGTGGGTAGCGGACATCACTTACGTGCACACCGCCGCTGGCTGGGTGTACGCGTCGTTCGTGCTCGATGCGTTCTCCCGCGTGATCGTGGGCTGGCAGGTCGCCACCAGCCTTTACACCGACCTGGCGCTGGACGCGTTGCAGATGGCGATCTGGCGCCGCCAGGCCGAGGGCACCGACCTGGCAGGTCTGGTCCACCACAGCGACCGCGGAATGCAGGGCGGATTCAACTGGTCGTCGCACCACCGGTGTCCTGGACAGATCGCAGGTGATCGTCGAGGGTTCGCAGGTGCCTTCCAGCCCAGTGTCTTGCGGGGCCGCGAGTTGAGCGCGGTCGCGACCGCGGCGATGTCCTCAGCACTCCGACGGGATAGGTCGGTGCCTTTCGGGAAGCACTGA
- a CDS encoding phosphatase PAP2 family protein, which translates to MVTDALPVSTPVPARRWIVLAIAGFAVAALVYVLAVWTTTGQSLENAALRGADQVDRSESDNAWWALGQITVYSLAAASVLVALVGVLRRRWDLAVAAVGVIVGGQLVVQVLKRFVLVRPHLVEVTGDYAGNSLPSGHTTIAMTVLFAALIVTPYRWRGVVLFFLLPWAVGIGEYTLTAKWHRLSDTLAADAIAVAMAALASWWLARRGALHRYTGGRKVGRTVLVVFWTLSGVLALALGAILWGAPLLREGPAATTGEYDWVIYLGATSFASAGSVITALVFLAHWRRVDTVPTTSDRTTEAHALAAS; encoded by the coding sequence ATGGTGACGGATGCCCTTCCCGTGTCGACCCCGGTGCCGGCACGGCGGTGGATCGTGCTCGCGATCGCGGGCTTCGCCGTCGCCGCGCTGGTCTACGTACTGGCCGTGTGGACGACCACGGGCCAGTCGCTGGAGAACGCGGCGCTGCGGGGCGCCGACCAGGTGGACCGCAGCGAGTCCGACAACGCCTGGTGGGCGCTGGGGCAGATCACCGTCTACTCGTTGGCCGCGGCCTCGGTGCTGGTGGCGCTGGTCGGCGTCCTGCGCAGGCGGTGGGACCTGGCGGTCGCCGCGGTCGGTGTCATCGTCGGTGGGCAACTGGTCGTGCAGGTGCTCAAGCGGTTCGTGCTCGTCCGGCCGCACCTGGTGGAGGTCACCGGGGACTACGCGGGCAACAGCCTGCCCAGCGGGCACACCACGATCGCGATGACGGTGCTGTTCGCCGCGCTGATCGTCACGCCGTACCGGTGGCGCGGCGTGGTGCTCTTCTTCCTGCTGCCGTGGGCCGTCGGCATCGGGGAGTACACGCTCACGGCGAAGTGGCACCGGCTCAGCGACACGCTCGCGGCCGACGCGATCGCCGTGGCGATGGCCGCGCTGGCGTCGTGGTGGCTGGCCCGCCGAGGAGCGCTGCACCGGTACACCGGAGGGCGGAAGGTCGGTCGTACCGTCCTCGTGGTGTTCTGGACGCTCTCCGGCGTGCTCGCCCTGGCGCTGGGCGCGATCCTCTGGGGCGCACCCCTTCTTCGCGAGGGGCCCGCCGCGACTACCGGGGAGTACGACTGGGTGATCTACCTGGGGGCCACGTCGTTCGCGTCAGCCGGGTCGGTCATCACGGCGTTGGTCTTCCTCGCGCACTGGCGACGGGTCGACACCGTCCCCACGACCTCGGACCGCACCACCGAGGCACACGCACTGGCCGCCTCGTAG